The following coding sequences lie in one Aspergillus luchuensis IFO 4308 DNA, chromosome 8, nearly complete sequence genomic window:
- a CDS encoding uncharacterized protein (CAZy:CE10;~COG:I;~EggNog:ENOG410PM0R;~InterPro:IPR001375,IPR029058,IPR013094;~go_function: GO:0008236 - serine-type peptidase activity [Evidence IEA];~go_function: GO:0016787 - hydrolase activity [Evidence IEA];~go_process: GO:0006508 - proteolysis [Evidence IEA]) encodes MPPPPLTVQYKEANGSRITTDIYLPPAPTTTTTENDTPKKYPVLINIHGGVFMLGHSRMVSMPQVDDCLARNWIVVVPNHRLCPQVNMLEGPITDIRDLLAWIYDGQLDAFLAGAGADAAGYRVDMDRVMAFGTSSGGTLALSLGYSVPRPVAAILDFYGAVHFTHPFWTQPLPDVQRTLPPLDPAFLQKIYDEYPVPTDSSISLEGQTELAGGSKAKGPDFSRPRDAFALTQVANGTVLQACYPDGDVREIDPVVHVGKGFPPTFIVHGDCDTKVSIEVSRELWRVLRENGVECGMVEVPGEDHTFAMGMQVGGRTWELQREGFEFLERVISR; translated from the exons ATGCCCCCACCCCCGCTCACCGTGCAATACAAAGAAGCCAACGGCAGTAGAATCACCACCGACATCTACCTCCCGCCGGCACCCACCACAACTACTACTGAAAATGACACGCCGAAGAAATATCCCGTTT TAATCAACATCCACGGCGGCGTCTTCATGCTCGGCCACTCGCGCATGGTCTCCATGCCCCAAGTCGACGACTGCCTCGCCCGGAACTGGATCGTCGTGGTACCCAACCACCGTCTCTGTCCACAGGTGAATATGCTCGAGGGGCCCATCACTGATATCCGGGACCTGTTGGCGTGGATCTACGACGGGCAGTTAGATGCGTTCCTTGCCGGCGCAGGTGCAGATGCAGCGGGCTATCGGGTCGATATGGATCGGGTTATGGCGTTTGGGACGTCGTCGGGAGGTACATTAGCACTGTCATTG GGCTACTCCGTCCCCCGCCCCGTCGCCGCAATCCTCGACTTCTACGGCGCCGTGCACTTTACCCACCCTTTCTGGACCCAACCTCTCCCAGACGTCCAACGCACCCTGCCCCCACTCGACCCTGCCTTCTTGCAGAAGATCTATGATGAATATCCCGTCCCTACGGATAGTTCTATCTCGCTGGAGGGCCAGACGGAGCTTGCTGGCGGTAGCAAGGCTAAGGGCCCGGATTTCTCCCGCCCCCGGGATGCCTTCGCTCTGACGCAGGTAGCTAATGGGACGGTCTTGCAGGCTTGTTATCCTGATGGGGATGTGAGGGAGATCGATCCGGTAGTGCATGTGGGCAAGGGGTTTCCGCCGACGTTTATTGTGCATGGGGATTGTGATACGAAGGTTAGTATTGAGGTTAGTCGGGAGCTgtggagggtgttgagggagAATGGGGTCGAGtgtgggatggtggaggtgccCGGGGAGGATCACACGTTTGCGATGGGAATGCAGGTTGGGGGGAGGACGTGGGAGTTGCAGAGGGAGGGGTTTGAGTTTTTGGAGAGGGTTATTTCACGATAG
- the esdC gene encoding GTP-binding protein EsdC (COG:S;~EggNog:ENOG410PHPS;~InterPro:IPR013783,IPR014756) yields the protein MSAVQLKFSLRTSSNVKTVHLVGSWDNYSRQIPLSRDDVKPGAWTGKFRFQTSMLKLGGRYWYYYIMDGYHVSHDPAVEYTVEPTTGRKLNILDVPGGKKSSQPAPKHHRGSTDFVKGRAPSPSKIHHPKPSKPYASRQIRETDFAPTMEDLTMRFADSRLSDEYSLSNSPPSSVGSSLSSRSSGSTSPSSLSSMSDPPTPICHCERYGITRKGDRVKLDCGGSRCGYVTESSEASCSESDSDEEYRRARSGVRRQGIVVRR from the exons ATGTCTGCTGTTCAGCTCAAGTTCTCGCTGCGCACCTCCTCCAATGTCAAGACCGTCCATCTGGTCGGCTCCTGGGACAACTACTCTCGTCAGATCCCCCTTTCCCGGGATGATGTCAAGCCAGGCGCATGGACTGGCAAGTTCCGCTTCCAGACCTCCATGCTGAAGCTGGGTGGCCGCTACTGGTACTAC TACATCATGGATGGTTACCATGTTTCTCATGATCCCGCTGTTGAGTACACGGTCGAGCCCACCACCGGCCGCAAGTTGAACATCCTTGATGTTCCCGGTGGCAAGAAGTCTTCCCAGCCCGCCCCCAAGCACCACCGGGGCTCCACAGACTTCGTCAAGGGTCGtgctccttctccgtccaagatccaccaccccaagcCGTCCAAGCCCTATGCTTCCCGTCAAATCCGGGAGACGGACTTTGCTCCCACCATGGAAGACCTCACCATGCGGTTTGCCGACTCCCGTCTGTCGGACGAGTACTCGCTCTCCAACAGCCCGCCCAGCTCGGTTGGTTCATCCCTGTCGTCTCGCTCATCCGGCAGCacttccccatcttccctGTCGTCCATGAGTGACCCACCCACCCCGATCTGCCACTGCGAGCGCTACGGAATTACTCGCAAGGGCGACCGGGTCAAGCTCGACTGTGGCGGCAGCCGATGCGGCTATGTTACCGAGTCGTCTGAGGCTAGCTGCTCCGAGTCCGACAGTGATGAGGAGTACCGCCGTGCCCGCAGCGGTGTCCGTCGTCAAGGCATCGTGGTGCGCAGGTAA